Proteins encoded by one window of Bactrocera oleae isolate idBacOlea1 chromosome 4, idBacOlea1, whole genome shotgun sequence:
- the ND-B14 gene encoding NADH dehydrogenase [ubiquinone] 1 alpha subcomplex subunit 6, with product MAGREAVRKAVQQVRPILSLDREEARKRALNLYKAWYRQIPYIVMDYDIPKTVEQCRAKLREEFERHRNVTDVRVVDMLVIKGQMELKETVEIWKQKGHIMRYWKESQDPKPTDFLSKFLQGVN from the exons ATGGCAGGACGTGAAGCTGTAAGAAAAGCTGTGCAACAGGTGCGTCCCATCTTGTCGTTGGACCGTGAGGAGGCGCGCAAACGTGCACTCAATCTCTACAAAGCCTGGTATCGGCAAATTCCTTATATTG TCATGGATTATGACATCCCCAAAACGGTGGAACAGTGCCGCGCTAAACTGCGTGAAGAATTCGAAAGGCATCGTAATGTGACTGATGTGCGCGTCGTTGATATGCTTGTCATAAAG gGTCAAATGGAGCTGAAGGAGACAGTAGAAATTTGGAAGCAAAAGGGACACATAATGCGTTACTGGAAGGAAAGCCAAGATCCCAAACCCACTGACTTCTTGTCGAAATTCTTGCAAGGTGTAAATTAG